The window AGTCAATTTGACGAAGGGGGAACATCCGGGAAGGATCTCCGGCAGATGGTCGTAAGAATAAAAGAGGCGGCGGAAAGCCTCGACACGCTTTCAAGCAAGATCGAGGCAGCTCTCTTCGACGACAGGGCGTCGGCACCTTCAAGGATACGGGAAGTAAAGGAAATGGTGGGTAAAGCCAACAGGATCATCTCCGACATAGAGGACCTCGCTTTCGAAGGTAATGTCGGCCTTTACGGGGGAGTTTCGGGTTCGAACGAGAGCGACCTGATGGGAGATATTTCTCTCTGGGTCAAAAGCCGTTCCAGGAGGATGGGATTCCTGATCGGCGCCGATGATATCGGAGGCGATTCCAGGGTCACCGCGGGCCTGGGGTTCTATGGTGACCGGTGGGGGTTCTGGGGAGGATCTGTCCGGGGTTATCCTGGGGCGGGTCTCCTGTTGCACCCCGCCGGAATCCAGAGCCCCCTCTCCATCGCCGCCCAGTGGTGGAACGAAAATGGCGGAAGCTGGTCCCTGGAGGGACGGTTCCGTTTCGATGAAAGCTGGGGTGTTTTCTATCGTTACCTGGAAAAAGGCGGCGGCGGTACCGGGTCAGTGGGGGTATTCTATCGTTTCTGATGAAGGGCACCCCCCCGGAGGCCTCTTTATCACCTTTGAGGGGATCGACGGATCCGGGAAAAGTACACTGGCCAGGTTCGTCTTTCGAGAACTGGGAGAGGAACTGGGCGTGGACCGGTTGATCATGACCTATGAGCCCGGCGGCTGGGATGGAGGAGAGTCGCTGAGGGCGATCATCCTGGAGAGAGACCTCAAGAACGTCCTTACCGAGACACTTCTTTTCCTGGCCGATCGGACCGAACACGTGGAAAGGGTCATACGGCCAGGATTGGAATCGGGGAAGGTAATTCTCTGCGAAAGGTACTCCGACTCTACCCTGGCCTACCAGGTATTCGGCAAGGATTTTCCAAGGAAGATCGTGGAAGATATAAGTGCTCGTGCGGGTTTCCCAAAGCCCGATGTAACCTTCTGGCTCGACGTCCCCGTTAAAGTAGCCATGGAAAGGATCGTCACCAGAAAGGGTGATCCTGACAGGTTTGAGAAGGATAAATTGCTTCTTGAACGCATCAGGATCGGTTATGGAGCCATGGGACATGAGGACCCGGAAAGGTTCAAAAAGCTGGATGGCACCATGGATCCTGAAGTTCTGAGCAATTCCGTGGCATCAACCATTATGGATCTAT of the Thermovirga sp. genome contains:
- the tmk gene encoding dTMP kinase; this encodes MKAGVFSIVTWKKAAAVPGQWGYSIVSDEGHPPGGLFITFEGIDGSGKSTLARFVFRELGEELGVDRLIMTYEPGGWDGGESLRAIILERDLKNVLTETLLFLADRTEHVERVIRPGLESGKVILCERYSDSTLAYQVFGKDFPRKIVEDISARAGFPKPDVTFWLDVPVKVAMERIVTRKGDPDRFEKDKLLLERIRIGYGAMGHEDPERFKKLDGTMDPEVLSNSVASTIMDLLKRKRGGGEIPWQEGEG